Proteins encoded together in one Impatiens glandulifera chromosome 1, dImpGla2.1, whole genome shotgun sequence window:
- the LOC124917920 gene encoding probable adenylate kinase 7, mitochondrial — protein sequence MAGIFRLRMAALFQTRLIPKRSYGSSAALQLQDDDDDYYEDQNNEFNPTRDNSQSSVPRRGIQWVIMGNPLAKKHLYADRLSKLLQVPYISMGTLVRQELQHSSSLYKQIANAVNQGKLVPEDIIFSLLSKRLREGRYRGENGFILDGIPRTTVQAEILDQIADIDLVVNFKCKEDEESLNRATSGIYKLNNLKEECTWKEKLRAYAELSKPLEEYYMEQEKLLDFEVNGAPGETWNGLLAALQLQQVSSFVSASSPKPGHLNYIL from the exons ATGGCCGGAATCTTCCGCCTTAGAATGGCAGCGTTATTCCAGACTCGCCTTATTCCCAAACGATCCTATGGATCATCCGCCGCACTTCAGCTTcaagacgacgacgacgactaTTACGAGGATCAAAACAACGAATTCAATCCTACTCGGGATAATTCTCAAAGCTCTGTGCCAAGAAGGGGAATCCAGTGGGTGATCATGGGTAATCCACTCGCAAAGAAGCATTTATATGCCGACAGACTATCGAAGCTTCTACAAGTTCCTTACATTTCAATGGGAACCCTAGTTCGTCAAGAACTTCAACACAGCTCATCTCTCTACAAACAG ATTGCTAATGCTGTGAACCAAGGAAAGCTTGTTCCAGAAGATATAATATTTAGCTTGCTCTCAAAGAGGTTACGGGAAGGTCGCTACAGGGGTGAAAATGGGTTTATCTTGGATGGAATTCCTCGAACTACAGTTCAAGCT GAGATTCTTGATCAGATTGCTGATATCGATCTAGTAGTGAATTTCAAATGCAAAGAGGATGAAGAGTCTTTGAATCGCGCAACTAGTGGGATTTACAAATTGAACAATCTAAAGGAGGAATGTACATGGAAAGAGAAGCTTCGTGCTTATGCAGAGCTG AGCAAGCCTTTAGAAGAGTACTATATGGAACAGGAGAAGCTTCTTGACTTTGAAGTGAATGGTGCACCTGGAGAAACATGGAATGGACTCTTGGCTGCTTTACAACTTCAGCAAGTGAGTTCTTTTGTTAGTGCTTCTTCTCCAAAGCCCGGGCATTTGAACTATATATTATAG